The DNA segment CTATTCCTTTTAATGTAAATTACACCCTGTTCCCTTCTTCTGCAGAGGTAAAGGGACACTCTAGCCTTAACTTTCAGACCGGCTTATTGTACCACTTTTAAGTAACAAAGCAGTACTTGCTTTTGAATTTATAAAATATTGTTAGTAAAAATCATTTACCAGCAATATTTTATAGGGTAAATACTACCCATGCTTTCTAGACGCCATTTTTTTAAAACACTACTATACAGTATGGCAAAAATTACTGCTGTTTCTGCAGTGTTGCCTAAAAAATTATTACAAGCCGCAGAAAAGCCTTTGTTTACTAACCCCTACCATCTTCCTCCATTACTTTTAGGAAAAAAAGAAGGTAAAAAAGTATCTTTTCATTTAAACATTCAATCGGGGTTAAGCTCTATTTTAAGAAGCAAAAAAACAAAAACATGGGGAATTAACCAAGCCTTTTTAGGTGTTACCTTAAAAGTAAACAAGGGCGATCAAGTGCATGTTACTGTTAAAAACTCCTTAACAGAAACCACCACTTTGCACTGGCACGGTATGAAATTACCTGCTCACGCCGACGGAGGCCCACACCAACCCATTGCTCCCCTTAAAGAATGGAAAACCCATTGGAATATTATTCAACCGGCTGCCACTTTATGGTACCACGCTCATACTTCTCATAAAACGGGACAGCAAGTTTATAATGGCCTTGCTGGCATGCTCTTAATTGACGACAAAGACAGCCAAAAATTAAACCTGCCCTCTGAATATGGCGTGGATGATTTTCCAATTATGCTTTTAGACCGATCTTTTAATACTGATGGGTCTTTAGAGTATATTAAAAGTATGCATGATAGAATGCGAGGAAAAATGGGAACCCATATTTTAATTAATGGTGTTCACAAACCTGTTTTAAAAGTTAAAAAATCTTTAATTCGATTACGCTTACTAAACGCCTCTAATGCAAGGTTTTATCGCCTGCAGTTTAAAGACAATCGAATATTTAATATTATTGCCAGTGACGGCGGGTTATTAGAAAAACCCATTGCCTCTAATTCTATATTGCTTTCTCCTGGGGAAAGAGCAGAAATTATTGTTGAAGTTTTTCAAGGAAGCCTTCCTACATTAATTTATCGTGTTCAAGGCAGAAACGGTTTAAATCACGACTATGAACTTTTACAAATTAATACACAAAAAGTAACTCAAAGCAAAAAAACTCTTCCTAGCAAACTAGTTACTCATAAAAAAGAAAACGAAAAAAAAGCAACAACACACAGGCGCATGCAGTTGCAAATGCAAAGGCCAGCTTTTCGAGGCGACAGTATTTTTAAAATTAATAACAAAGCAATGGACATGAAAAGAATCGACGAGGTGGTTACGGCCGGTAGTTTAGAGGTTTGGAGCATTGAAAATCAATCTTCCATGCCACACCCCTTTCATATTCATAATGTTCAATTTAAAATTATTAGTAAAAGTGGTTCAGAAGTTTATGGACACGAACGGGGCTTTAAAGACACCGTATTAGTGAGGCCTAAAGAAACGATAAAAGTATTAATACGATTTCCTAAATACACCGATGAAAAATATCCCTATATGTATCATTGCCATATTTTAGAACATGAAGACCAAGGGATGATGGGTCAATTTATTCAAATTGCTTCAAAATAATACGCACAAAAATTTTTTAAAAGGCTATAGGGTTTAAAAGGCCAAGCCTTAGTTAAAAACAAAAATGGACACTTATAGCCTGTGGTCACGACTGACTTGAATAATACCCTTGATTTTTTTAATTTCTATTAAAAGTTTTTGTAAATCTTCTAAATTTTTAATTCGTATATCAAAGTAACTAACCGCTCTATTATCTAAGGTAGAGCTCGCTTTTAAGTTTTCTATATTTGCATCGGCTGCAGAAAATACATCACCCATTTTAGCTAAAATACCTGGTAAGTTAAAACTAACTATACACAAACGCACACGATGAGTAATATTCTCTGTTTTTTGATCCCAATTTACTTCTACATACCTACCAGAATCAATATTAAATGTTTTTTCACAATCGGCCCTATGAATACTAATGCCCCTGCCTACAGAAACAAAACCTACAATAGGATCGCCAGGAATAGGGTAACAACATTTAGCAAATCTTACTAAAATATCATTTTCTCCCCCTACCTGCACACCCGAACGATCTTTTTTACTTTTCTTAGTACTATTACTAGTTTCAATTTTTTTCTCTAAAGTTTCAATTTCTGAAGTGCTCTTAACCTGCTCTTCTTCTTTGGGAACTAAATCTTTGTAAACTAATGAAGACTCTAGCCTACCAAAACCTATCTTAACAAATAAATCTTCTAATTTTTGACAACCTTGTTTTTGTAAATACTCTGTAAAAGATACGCCTTCGGTATAACGAGACAGTCGCTGTGATTTTTTTCTAAAAAATCTTTCTAACATATCTTGCCCCACTTTTTGAGACATAATTCTTTGTTCTTTTTTAATAACCGTTCTAATCTGCCCTTTTGCTTTGCTAGTTACACAAAACTTTAACCAATCTTTAGAGGGGGCTTGGTTTTTAGAAGTTACCACTTCTACCGTGTCACCATTTTGTAAAACATAGCGTAAGGGAACCACTTTTTTATTTACACAGGCAGAAACAATATGGTTTCCCACATCGGTATGAATAGAATAGGCAAAATCAATGGGAGTTGCTCCCACTGGAAATTCTTTTACCTCCCCTTTGGGAGTAAATACATAAATCTCTGACTCTAAAAGGTCAGATTTCATATTTTCTAAAAATTCATCAGCATTATAAGTTTCTTGATTCATTTGAATTAGCTCTCTAAGCCAATTAAACTTTTTAGCCACATCGGCGGCGGGTGCATTTTTTGAATTAACATCTTGAGAATAAGAATTGGCTTTGTATTCCCAATGGGCAGCAATCCCCCACTCTGCTAATTCGTGCATTTCGTGAGTACGGATTTGCACCTCCACCCTTTCGCCATCATTACCAATTAAAGTGGTATGTAAACTTTGGTAATTATTTACTTTGGGCATAGCAATAAAATCTTTAAATCGCCCTGGGATAGGTCGCCATAAAGAATGGATAATCCCTAAAGTTTCATAACATTCTTTAATAGAACTTACACAAATCCTAAATGCTAAAATGTCGTAAATTTGCTCGTAGGGTAAGTTGCTAATTTTCATTTTTTTATAAATAGAATACAAATGTTTAAATCTTCCTTGAATATCAAAAGAAAAATCTACGCGGTTTTCTAAATTTTTTATTAAAGTGAGTTTAAAATTTTCAACATAACTTAAGCGATCTTTTCGCCTTTCTTTAGTTTTTTCTTTTAAAAAATGATATTCATCAGGGTGGGCATATTTTAAAGACAAATCTTCTAATTCTATTTTAATAGAACTCATACCTAACCTGCTAGCTAAAGGAGCATAAATATCTAAAGTTTCACTAGCAATTCTACCTTGCTTTTGAAAAGACATATAATTTAATGTGCGCATATTATGCAAACGATCGGCAAGCTTTACTAAAATTACTCTTACATCCGAACCCATAGCCACAATCATTTTTCTAATATTTTCTGCTTGCTTTTCGTGAGTGTGACGAAAATTTAATTTTGTAATTTTAGTCACACCCTCTACAATGCCCGCAACACTACTTCCAAAGACTTTAAGAATATCTTCTGTAGTAATTAAAGTGTCTTCCACAGTATCGTGTAAAAGGGCTGCAATAATACTGGCCACATCTAATTTTAGTTGTGCTAAAATATAGGCCACACCAATGGGGTGAGTAATATACTCTTCTCCACTACGACGAACCACACCTTCGTGAGCTTTTTGTGCCATTTGATAGGCTTTTTCTATCATGCCAATATCTTCTTCAGAATAAAAATTCTTTAGATATTGCAAAAGCACATCAAAAGACCCTGTGTCTTTTAGTTCTTTGTCGGTATCTTGTTGCTGTTGACCGGTTTTCACACATTACTTATCGGGTAAAAACCGAGAAAAATCAATAGGCTAGGAATTGCATCTTCAATATTAGCAAAATGCCATTAATGCGCCTTTAATTTGGTTCTTCTTGTTTTCAAATTTTTAAATAATGGGTAAAACTTTTTAAGTTTTTTGTAAATCCATAAGGTAAATAAGAAAAACGAGTAATTAATTAATAAAAAATATTTTGTATAAACCTTTTTAGTTAAATAATCCCCTACACATTACTTGCTTTTTTTCATTTAAGGCTTGCACTAGTTGCTTTTGCGCTATGACATATAAATTTTCTTTCAAGCCTCCATATTTAATAAACAATAATAATAGTTTCTGGTATTTGGGGTGAGCTATGACCTCAGGATGGGACAAAACAGCTTGTGCTAAAGCACCCATCTCCTTCCCCTTTTTAATATAGCTATCTATCCACCCAGTCCACTTGGGGTGAGCTATGGCCTTAGGTTTAGACAAAGCATATACTGCCAAATAACCCATATCCTTCCCCTTTTTAATATAGCTATCTATCCACTCAATCCACTTAGAATGAGCTCTGACCTCTGGCTTAGACAAAACATATACTGCCAAATAATGCATGCCTTCCCCTTTTTTAATATAGCTATCTATCCACCCAGCCCACTTGGGGTGAGTTATGACCTCAGACTTAGACAAAACAGAGTATGCCAAATAATGCATACCTTCCCCTTTTTTAATATAACTATCTATCCACCCAGCCCACTTGGGGTGAGCTATGGCCCTAGGCTTAAACAAAACAGATAATGCCAAAAACTTCAGATGCTCCCCTTTTTTAATATAACTATCTATCCACTCAATCCACTTGGGGTGAACTATGGCCTCGGGCTTAGACCAAGCATGTAGTGCCAAATAATCCATACCTTTTCCTTTTTTAATATAACTATCTATCCACTCAGTCCACTTGGGGTGAGCTATGACCTCAGGTTTAGACAAAACATATGTTCCCAAAAACTCCATTGCCTGCCCTTTGTTGATGTAGCTATCTATCCACCCAGCCCACTTGTGGTGAGCTATGACCTCAGGCTTAGACAAAATATATTTTGCCAAATTATTTACACTCTGCCCTTTGTTGATATAGCTATCTATTATAAAAAATAGCTGAGGCCAGTTAGCCCAATTCATTCGAGACAGTGCAGACATGCCCTTTTCTGTTACCCCTTCTTTCCATATTGCGTTAATTATATCTTTAGCGCTAAATTTAAAATTACCTTGATCTGCTGAATCCAGAAATTGTGAAAAATGTTTATTAGCTTCTTCATTAATCAATAATAAATTATTCTCTTTTATCTTTGGGTTATGAAATAAAACATCTATAGCATCATTAACACTAATAAACTTCCATTGTGCTTTTTTCATAGTTTTTTCTGAAAAAAAAGAAAACTTTAAAAATGGATTTTCTTTAACTTGTGTCTTAAAGCTATTAATAATTTTTTGATTAGGAGAAAAAACCACTCCCTGTCTGTGCTTTTTAAAATCATCATAAGACCCTTCAGAATTTTTTTGTTTTTTTAAAACTTCTTCTTGTAAAGGAATTGCAAAAAATGTTTGGTTAACT comes from the Pseudobdellovibrionaceae bacterium genome and includes:
- a CDS encoding multicopper oxidase domain-containing protein, translating into MAKITAVSAVLPKKLLQAAEKPLFTNPYHLPPLLLGKKEGKKVSFHLNIQSGLSSILRSKKTKTWGINQAFLGVTLKVNKGDQVHVTVKNSLTETTTLHWHGMKLPAHADGGPHQPIAPLKEWKTHWNIIQPAATLWYHAHTSHKTGQQVYNGLAGMLLIDDKDSQKLNLPSEYGVDDFPIMLLDRSFNTDGSLEYIKSMHDRMRGKMGTHILINGVHKPVLKVKKSLIRLRLLNASNARFYRLQFKDNRIFNIIASDGGLLEKPIASNSILLSPGERAEIIVEVFQGSLPTLIYRVQGRNGLNHDYELLQINTQKVTQSKKTLPSKLVTHKKENEKKATTHRRMQLQMQRPAFRGDSIFKINNKAMDMKRIDEVVTAGSLEVWSIENQSSMPHPFHIHNVQFKIISKSGSEVYGHERGFKDTVLVRPKETIKVLIRFPKYTDEKYPYMYHCHILEHEDQGMMGQFIQIASK
- a CDS encoding bifunctional (p)ppGpp synthetase/guanosine-3',5'-bis(diphosphate) 3'-pyrophosphohydrolase, whose product is MIEKAYQMAQKAHEGVVRRSGEEYITHPIGVAYILAQLKLDVASIIAALLHDTVEDTLITTEDILKVFGSSVAGIVEGVTKITKLNFRHTHEKQAENIRKMIVAMGSDVRVILVKLADRLHNMRTLNYMSFQKQGRIASETLDIYAPLASRLGMSSIKIELEDLSLKYAHPDEYHFLKEKTKERRKDRLSYVENFKLTLIKNLENRVDFSFDIQGRFKHLYSIYKKMKISNLPYEQIYDILAFRICVSSIKECYETLGIIHSLWRPIPGRFKDFIAMPKVNNYQSLHTTLIGNDGERVEVQIRTHEMHELAEWGIAAHWEYKANSYSQDVNSKNAPAADVAKKFNWLRELIQMNQETYNADEFLENMKSDLLESEIYVFTPKGEVKEFPVGATPIDFAYSIHTDVGNHIVSACVNKKVVPLRYVLQNGDTVEVVTSKNQAPSKDWLKFCVTSKAKGQIRTVIKKEQRIMSQKVGQDMLERFFRKKSQRLSRYTEGVSFTEYLQKQGCQKLEDLFVKIGFGRLESSLVYKDLVPKEEEQVKSTSEIETLEKKIETSNSTKKSKKDRSGVQVGGENDILVRFAKCCYPIPGDPIVGFVSVGRGISIHRADCEKTFNIDSGRYVEVNWDQKTENITHRVRLCIVSFNLPGILAKMGDVFSAADANIENLKASSTLDNRAVSYFDIRIKNLEDLQKLLIEIKKIKGIIQVSRDHRL